GATCCGTTGTGTGATCAATTTGCTCAAGGCCTTCTTCCCCGTTGTATGCGACTTTTACTGTATACTGATCTTCAAGTGTTTGTGCAAACAAATCTGCTAAACTTTGTTCGTCTTCGATTATCACTACTTCTGGCTCGGATATCGCGGTATGTTGAGTCATATCGTGTCTTCATTTGTGCTGGTAAATGATTCGTCGATCCATTCTCTCAGATTGTCTGCCTCGATATGTCCATCTGCGCGTTCATCAATTATTTTGCCTTCCTCAAACAATATGAACTTTGGAACGCTTTTGATAGTATAGTTATCGATTAGACTCGGATCGTCCCGCGGATTAACCGTTCCGACGGCAACTGACGTAGTTTGTGCAATTAACCCGATTACTGGTTCCATACTCGCGCAAATCCCACACCCCTCTGTATAGAACTCGACCATCACTCGATCGTGCTCTTCGATAAACTCATTTAGCTCATCTGCATCGCTCAATTGAACGGGGCCTGTTGGTGTTTCTGTTTTGTTCATGTTACATTTATGAGGCCAATGTGTATAACCATTGCACTGGTAGCACAGAGACTATCCCTCCGTCTGGATGCCTGCTAAACAGAACTCAATATTGAACACAAACCGTTATACCAGTCGATACGTGAGATTTACTTATGAGTGATAAACGTGCATTCTATGGTGGACTTGCGTTCATCGCTGGGGGAATCCCAATCCTTGTTTTCTATGGAATTAGCCTTGTGGGCTCAATTGGTCTTGGCCTTATCATCCTCGGTGCGCTCATTGCCTACGGTGCGACCGTTGTTGATCAATCGTCAAATAGTCAGTTGCTGCCGTGATAAAGCAAATGCAGGCCAGCAAGTACCATCCCTATTCCAACGGCCCGAACGCGCCGTGTTGATCGGCTATTTGGCGTAAAGTCAACGGCGAGTGCCATTTTATATCCTTTCTCAGCCATTTTAAGTAAAAGACGTGGCGCCAGTATATGTACGATTCCAGCAATGACCAGTAAGACTCCATTCGCCCTTGGATAAGGTAGTCGTTCTGTAATCATTACTTGCACATATTCTGTCTACCCTCTCTTATCAGTGGTGATTCTGACCTTCTATGGACAACGTATGAATGTTATTATATGTCATACCAATAAACTTATTCGCTCTCCAGCCCTATCTATAGTACTATGATGGCAATTACGCACGCGATTGCTGGAGCTGCCGCCGCAGTTCCATTACTCGTGCTCGCTCCAGAATTTGCCGTTGTTGGTGCCCTTGCCGGACTGATTGGGGGATTATTCCCTGATCTCGATCTATACACCGGGCACCGCAAGCTACTGCACTATCCTGTATATGGATCTGCAGTGGCTATTCTTGCTGCTGCTGTTGCTGCTGCTTGGACAACAACTGTAACTGTAGCAATTGCAATGTTTCTCATTGGAGCAGCACTGCATGCTGTCTCGGATGTCATTGGGGCTGGTCTTGAGTTAGAGCCTTGGGAGGGTAATTCTGATCGAGCTGTATATGATCACTACCATGACAAATGGCTCGAACCCAAACGTCTTATCCGGTATGATGGAGCTCCTGAAGACGCAGCTCTTGCCGGCGGGCTGGCAAGTGGACCACTTTTGCTGTTTGATGGTCCGATTAGTCTACTCGTCCTAGGGTTACTTGTTGTTGGGGTCATCTATGCAACACTCCGCAAGCCCCTTGCCAAGGCGGCTGGGTGGCTTTTCCCACAACTTCCAAAAGAGCTACATTCATATCTTCCGGATCGATACTTTGAGAATACAAACTAAGAGAAGATCTGGTTATACGAGTTCTTGTCTTATCGGACTCCATCTTCAGGATTTTCTGGTGTACCGAATAGCTGCGTTCTGACTTCTTTTGAAACACCTGATAGGTATGCTTGCCCAAGTGTAGCAACAATAATCGCTCCCAACGTATTATACATCATATCAACAACGGTATCTTCTAATCCGAGTTGTGCAAGTGGCATTGTCAAACCTGTTTGGTCAGCAAACACATCGAGCCCAAACTCGAATAATTCCCAGATAACGCCAAACGCCATTACAAAGATGATTATGTATGCAAATATGAACCGCCTTGGAAGATGGATCTCATCATGATGTAAATCAATAATTCGGACTGTTACATATCCAATTGCAGCGACAACCGAAGCTGAAAGTGTGTGAGTCAGGTGATCCCACCACTCAATTTGCGCGTATAATCCGGCTGATCCCAGCGAATGGAAAAACACTGCTGCGGTAATCCAGAGTGTTAGAAATGGACTTAGAACGAATCGGTAGTTTCGCCGAATAATTGCTGGGAGAAATGTAATCACCAATCCGATTCCTGCATTAGTGATTGTCTTTGGTGCTCCGGTGTATAGTCCATGGACAAGTAGCCCAAGTAAGATTGCCTGCATGATCCGTGTAGCAGTACGCTGTCTTCGCGGCGGAAGTGCCCGAGTTGGAATTGTTTTCCAACTCATCGTGGTAGCACCCCCCGAAGCTGACGCCGAAGCCGTTGTGCTCGTGGCCGGAAGTATAACTCAAAAAGGACCCCTGCAAACAACCCAGCGACTACTGCCCACCCAAACTCAACCATTAGTGCTGTGTTGTCTGTCAGGAATTCTGTTCCGGTGTACTGATCCAAATTCCAGCGGATTATTGCCCATGCTCCAGCCGCAGCTAAGGTTGCCAGCACGACTGTTAGAATTGCGAACCAGTGGGTCACCCGAACAGATGATAATACATGTAATTGTGAAATAATAATTAGTGCAACAGCACTGATCGACAAATATGTGGTAAACAGATTTGCTAACGCAGAAACCTCCAGCGCCCGAACCGTGACCGGTATCGAAGCTAGTAGCAACAGTTCCCACGGTAACATCACGTTTGCCGATCGAGCATGTACTGGTGGTATAATTACGATTGCAAACAGTGCTGTTGTAAATATAACCCAACGCAGATCATCGGTGATTGCGCTTTCAATTATTACCAAACCAAAAATCCCGACAAGGATCCAGCTGAGTATCGCATTTACGCGACTGTCAATGAATAATCGATTAAATTGATCCTCACCGTCCATCAGGAAGGTATAGTATGCTGATACGTAATAACTTAATCCTACTCTGGCTGTGACTCTTTTCAACGGATACACCAGTCATCCATTTAGGTCAGGATTCGATTTTATTGATAGGGCCGGAGCCGTCGTGCGCTGGACAGTTGAATAGCTTAGGTTTGGTGATCAGTTCTGTGGGTCACTTATCCCACTGAACCAGCGTCTAGATTCTCTTTATGTATCTTAACTGTCTCCTGTGTGAGATCAAATACACCTACGTAGAACTTTGGTGGATCATATGACTTTGCTTCTGTATAGTAGTCACTTATCCACTCAGTGAGATGATTTTCAAGGAACTGCTTTTGAGCATTCTTCTTTTCCAGTTCACAGAGTTGGCTCATAAATAGTAATTCCGTCCCGAGGTGATCAATCTGCTCTGGCGGCCCGTCATACGATAATCCAGCATCTGCATATAGTTGTTCTACTGCAACTGATGCAGGACCCTGTAACCGTCCATCACGATATACAGATTCGTGCGGGGGATGAGGTGAACAGCTCTGATGATATCCCTGAATCAAGCGAGTGTATTCTGAGGCAAGTTTGCTAGCATTCCCATTAGCAACGTTCTCAAGCGCCTCCCACAGAGCTGTCTGTTGCTTATTAACTTCATTGTACCACCGTCTAAATCCATTACACAGTTCTTCTGTCGGTGGCCGAATATACGCCTCACTGAGGAGCTTATACACGTTTGCAAGCTCTGACTGGCTAATCGGCATCTGCGCGCTAATATGATTTTTTGACATATTTGATCAGATCATGAGGGCAAGATAAATTCAGTGAGACTGACGACAAATGTTCCAGCGATCAATACTGCAACGATACTAATCATAAAGACGACTCCTAGTCCTGCTGTTCTGTAATCTCTTGGTTTTCCAAGTATCCATCCAGCAATCACGAGATACAGCGGTAGCAGTAAGATTCCAAACACAAGGATGATGCTAAAACTCATTCGTTTTTCACCCCCCACAGCCGTTCAACCTCAACAATTGGAATAATCTTTGAAATAATCATAAACCCAAGTGCCGCCATACCGATTGTTCCAGACGCCACTGCAAACTCAACAAGTGTTGGTGTATAGGATCCATCTGGGAACAAATCTGAAATCGGTGAACGGGATGGATGTACGAGCCCTTCAATAACAAACAAGAATTTCTTTGCGAGAATTGAAACTGACACAATCGCTGCGGCTGCAACTGTCCCACCAACACTAAACCACTGTGGGCGAAGTGTTACCGCTGTTGTGTAAATAAGCCCGATGCCTAATCCGCCAACAGATCCCCAGAATAAGGGTGACAACGATCCGGAAATCAGCGCCTCTGTTACTGCTGCCTCATCAACTGGTGCTGCAGGTCCCAGCCCTGTCACTAAATCCTGCAGAACAAACCACAATGTAACAACGATTAGACCAATCATCACCTTATTGAGGCCTCTGAAAATATCCTTTGTGATGATCTCTTCCCAATCATACGCATACCGAAACGTTGCGGATACAACGATTACCACTGCGATAGCAGATGTTAATGACTCTGCAAGCATTGCTGGTCCTTGTGCTGCTCCCCACCACCCAGGGTGCATTCCCATAGTCGCATAGAGCCACGGGACAACGCCACCGGATAGAAGTGGAACTAGCAACAAGATAGCTACCGCTAGCCACCAGTTCATTTGACGCGTCTTCTCTTCCTCACCTGGGCGATAGCCAATTAGAATGAGACTATACACAGGACTTAAGTATGATGGTAAAGCGCCTTCCTTGCGAAGTTCATACACATCCTCCCGGACCGTCAGCCATAGATACGTTGCACTTAATGTCAAATAAAGGAATACGGCAGTAACATCCCAGGCTAATGGTGAAGATTGTACTGCACTTGGATAGTTAAGAAAAATCTCATACATCATGCTTGGCCGTCCGAGGTCATAGATGATGTTCAGTGCAGCCATCGGTAATGCGATCAATGTCAGCACTTCGGCAATTCTGGCAATCGGCAGGTACTTCTCCAGACTGAAAAGTCGCACCGCAGCTGAGATTGCAATACCTCCGTGTGCAATCCCAACCCACCAAATAAAGGTTCCAATGTAGAGGCCCCACGGTGCACCTGCCATGGTGCCCCAGTCACCAAGTCCTGTAATATGCATGCCAGAATTTAATTGATATATCCAGGCTCCAATCCCGACAATCGACAGTACTGCGGCGGCACTGAATGCAACATAGAACTTTGTGCCACTTTCAGTCAAGGGCCGAATTAGCTGCTTTCGCAGAGGGCCTTCGATTGTGCTCATGCTGATTCACCCCCTGTGAGCAAATACTCGTCCCGATCAGCTTCGGCTTCAATTGCGTCTTCTGGATCTTTGTACTGGTCTTCGATTCCTCTGGCGTCGCTGTTAGGTTGAGGTCCTAGATATGTGATGTTAGATCCGGTGCCAGCACTTTCTAACATCGTCCATTGTTGCTTACTCGACTTTTCGTTTAGGTACTGTCGCGGTTTGCTTTCTGGGTCTTCCATATCTCCAAAGTGGATCACGTTCATTGGACAAGCTTCTTGACAGGCTGTTGTTCCCTCCAATTGCTCGTCGTCTGAGTCCTGTCGGTGGACACAGAATGTACATTTTCCTATTTTTCCGCTTGCTTGTGTTCCTCCTCCTTCCTCGTGGCTGCCTACATATGGTGTTTCTTCCCAGGGTGACCCATCTAACTCATCACTGTACTCTTCGAGGTGTGCCTCAAATCCATACTGTCCTTCTGAGGAGTCGCGCCACTGGAAGTAGTTTACACCATACGGGCAGGCAATCTCACAGTACCGACAGCCAATACATTGATCATAATCTGTCAGCACGATACCATCCTCATCACGCTTATATCGGGCAGTTGTAGGGCACACATCTGTACAGGGAGAATCAGTACAATGATGACATGGATTAGGTACGAAACCTTGATCCACGTCAGGAAACTCTCCCTGCTCGTATCGAAGCACGTTCATCCAAAATGCACCCCTTGGTGTATTGTTCTCTGTCTTACACGCAATTTGACATGATCTGCATCCTTGGCAACGCTCTAAGTCGATTACCATTCCCATTTGAGTCATGCGTCATCACCCGCTGGTTCGACAGCGACACGAATGTGGAATGATTGATCAGCGCCCCATGAGCAGTATCCCTCTGTTGAGTCAAACAAGACATTGACGTTTGCTCCTTCGTCGAGGGCTTGAGCATTTGGCTTCAGCGTGTCAGTGTGATGTGGAGGGATACATATTGTCTCCGGCTTGATCCCCTCAAGTGTCATCACCTCACCTTCAATCTCGTGCGTTTCGTCCTCGACTGCATTGTGACTTGTTACAGTGACACGGTCCCCCTCTTCGACACCAACCTCTTCTGCGGTGCTTGGATGCATTCGAACGTATGACTGAGGATCAAGCTCGTTTAACAGCGGATTCTGGTTACTTCGCGATTGCTTATGTTCGATCTTTTTGTGATCAAATAGAGTATACTGGTATTCATCGGGTGAGTCCCACATTGTTGGCTCTCGCCACGTAGGAAAACCATTGATATCATCGATATAAGGAAAGTCTACCGAATTATGTTCTTCATGCTCTTCAAATTCGTTACGTACAATCTCTCCAACACGCTCAAACGATTCGACATACAATTGCCACTTGAATCCAAACGGACTGTGCTCTACTTTTATATCTTGATTTGGCGTCGTTCCTTGGCTGTTGTACCGTTCTTCAAGTAGGTACCAATACCGCTCGTACAATGGTCTCTGTCTGCTTTGTGCTTGACTTTTCAAGTCTTCACTGAATGCTCGGTCTAAACATTCGGATACGGTCAACTCATCGACTGAATCAAATGCATCTGCGCCATCCAAGTCGAATGCCGTGTTGATATTCTCAAGATACTCTTCTGCTGCACCGAGCTCAGCTGCTAATTCCTTGTATATATCGCCTTCATCTCGGCAGTCAAACAACTGTGGAATTGGTGCCGTTCGAGTTGTTGTTGTATAGTGCGTGTTACTCATTCCGCCTTTTGAGTTCTCATTCTTGTCAACGGTCGTTGTTGGAAGAATATAATCCGCGACAAGAGCGGCTGTGTCACTCATGTGGGGATCGACAGCTACAACTGTATCGTATTGTGCATACCCGTTAATCGTTCGTCTACGATTTGGACCACTTCCGACAGGATTTGCAAACTGGACAATACATGCCATATCATCGGGTTCTCCTACTGTCTCATCAAGACCATACCGATCATAATTATTCATCACATGCGGAACTTTGGCGTATGCACCGTTCGCATCAGGATGATAATACGTTCCTTCAAGATCAGGTCCATCTGGTTCCCATGTGAGGGTATCATTGAATGCGGCTTCTCGCATCTGCCTCCGTGGCCCGCCATCCGGAACATTAGCATATCCTGTTCTGCTCGCTCCAATAACTTCGGCGGCTCCTACAAGCACCATCATTAGTATTCCTGCCTGCGCTGCCGGGGGACCCAGTTCCTGTTGACTAACGTGATATAGCGACATTGAGACGGGCCGATATGGCACTTCTCTCGTGTTACCATCCACCTCTACTGTCCGCGTTGCACCAATCTGCGCTGTTTCTCCCCAGTTTATTGCAACTGATCTGATTGTTTCGGCATCGATATCAGTGATCTCTGCAGCCCATTCGGGACTGTATTCGGTAATATGATCAGCGAAACGCTCAAAAGCCGTCTCAACAAGTACCTCTTCACCATCTACCTCAATCCGTAGCTCATCTTCTGTCTCTAGTACTGCTGTCGCGTGATCATTTGGAACAGTTGGATCGTCGGGTAGTGCACTCTCATGTGTCCGAAGCGATTCTCCGTCGTATACCACTTCACCTTCTGTCCACAGTGGGGATTCAATCGGAGATTCGACATCCTCTTGACTATTATATCCTTCAACGACATCTGTTGAAAGATCATCCGCTCTCACCACCTCTCCTTCACGTTCACCTTCAGCATAGACTAGACAAGGCGAATTTGACATATTCTTTAAAAACCATTGGTCGATGTATCCTTCTTCAATCAACACGTGATTAATTGCTAGGAAAAATGCCAAATCTGTTCCTGGTTCAATGGGGAGCCATTGATCACACCACTGTCCTGCTCCACGACGTTGTGGGTCGAGGACGACCATCTCTGTTCCATCTTCGTATGCTTCCGCTATTTCCCGGGAGTAAGTCGTGTTACAGAGGTGCGGTCCGCCAGCATTTGTCGCATTCCATCCCCAACTCAAGAATAACTCAGTATTATCAAAGTCGGGTTCGGGTGAAGTGAATGCAGCCCCGACCCGTGACCCTGCAAATTTATTTCCTGATGCACATACATTTCCGTGGCCTCTCACGTTTAGACCGGCATCATCACCATTTACACCGTATGCTTGCTCAACCGCATTTACCCAACCATCCATGTGCCATTCTGCGCCCTTTACCCGCCCAATTTGAAAATGCACTCTGCGTGGGTCTGATTCTAATTTTGGAGCGAGATCAGCAGCAATCTCTTCGATTGCCTCGTCCCATGAGATTGGTTCAAAATCACCTTCTGTACCTTTCTCTGAATCCCCTACGCGTTTGAGCGGCTGTTTAATCCGATATGGATCATACAAATCTGCAATTTGTGACACTCCCTTTGGACAAAGCCCGTCAACACATTCGTCTGCAGGGTCAGGTGCAAGATGCACAACTCGATCATTTACAACTCGAGCACGCATCCCACAGTCCTGCTTTCCAATCCAGCAAGCTGTTGCAACTTCATCATACTCAACCGGTTCTGTCTGTCCACTTGCAATCTGGCTAAAATATCCGTATCCGCCAAGGCTGCTAATTCCTCCGGCTGCTCCAAGAGCCTTCAATGCTGACCTCCGTGAAATCCCCGTCTCATCATCTGCCGAACTCATATTTTAGCATCCTCCTTTTTTCTCATTGTATTCCATTCAATTGTCATGTTATGCCACGCTCATTGGTTGAACAATCACACATATACTAAATTAGACCACAGCGACTGCAGAAATTGGAACCTTGCAAAAAATATTTATATAATTAAGAAATTTGAACGTAGCAATTATCTTGTTTTATGTCGTAAATGGCAGATAACAACTGCAACAGGCTTATTTTATTGTCTGCTCAAATGACTGTAAGAACAGTTGTTTATCACCGTATCTATGTCAATGAGACATTCCGTTGTCGACATCGTTACACCACAGCAAAGTACAGAGACACAGTTTGTCTTTTTCAGCGGGAAGGGCGGCGTTGGAAAAAGCACTGTTAGTTGTTCCACCGCTGCATGGCTTGCTCAACGCGGCTTTGAGACACTAATTGTTACTACTGACCCTGCTCCAAATGTTGGTGATATCTTTGGACAAAATGTAGGTCACGAAGTCACTCCTGTCTCCGGATATGAGAACCTTTCTGCAATTGAGATTGATCCTGATACAGCTGCTGAGGAATACCGTACGCAGGTTTTGGAGCCGATCGCTGATTCGGTTGATGACGAGGAACTTCAAACGATCAGGGATCAACTTGATAGCCCGTGTGTTGATGAAGTAGCTGCATTTGACAAATTTACTGAATTTATGAGCTCGGATACATATGATGTCGTGGTCTTTGATACGGCTCCAACGGGGCATACAATTCGTCTGATGGAGCTACCAAGTGACTGGAGTGAGGAACTTGATCACGGGGGTAACACATGTATTGGTCCTGCTGCTGCACTTGAAGATACAAAGGAACGATATGAAGATGCTGTCGATACACTGCAGTCCGACCAGCATTCGTCATTTGTATTTGTCAGTCGTCCTCGTGACACTGCTATTGAGGAAGTCCGTACATCCTCCAGCGAGTTATCTGATCTTGGAATTAAAACCGATTTGATTGTTCTCAATGGATACCTCCCAGAAGAGGTCTGTGACAACCAGTTTCTCAGACAGCAGTATACGACTGAGCAGTCTCTCATTACACAACTCAAAGACGACTTTCCTGATATTCCTGTGGAAACATATCCGTTACAACCTACGGAAATTACTGACAATACGCTGCTTGTCGATGTTGCAGAAACGCTGTACGAAGATAACTCCCCCTCAGTAAATGTAAAAACGGAACAACCAGACGATATCCCACCAGCATCAACACAAATTGATACAGGAGGTATCATTGAGGAGATCACCCCTGACACTGATACCCGATATCTCTTTTTTGCTGGCAAAGGCGGTGTCGGTAAAAGCACTGTTGCAGCAACAACAGCAACTGCCTTAGCCAATGCAGAATATGAGACACTTGTTGTCACAACTGATCCGGCGTCACACCTTAGCGAGATCTTCGGTGAAAGGGTTACAACGGAGCCAACATCCTTGAGCCAACCGAACTTATACGCAGCTCGCATTGACCAGCAGAAAGCTTACGAGGAGTACCGTATCCAAATACGTGAGCAGGTGCGTAAGCGAGTTCAGCGGGGTAACAACGATTCAATCGATCTTGATGAGGTACTCGCACAAGTCGAAGAAGAACTCAATTCACCATGTGCTAAAGAAATGGCTTCGCTTGAGAAGTTCATTGAGTACTTCAACAAAGATTTCGATATTGTCGTATTTGATACTGCTCCAACTGGACATACACTTCGATTGCTTGAACTCCCCTCTGATTGGAGCGGATTTCTGAACTTGGGATCATTAACCAAAACATCTGCTTCTGATGCGACAAAATATGATGATGTCGTCGATGCTATGCAAAATCCACAGAAGACATCGGTTATTTTTGTGATGTATCCTGAACATACCCCAATCATTGAAGCCCGACGAGCTGCAGATGACCTTCGCGAGCAAGTTGATATTGAACCGGCAGCTATTGCGGTGAATTATCTCTTGCCATATTCACATAGTGACAATGCCTTTTTCCAGCGACGTCGAAAACAACAGTATTCGTATCTCAACAATATTGCTGATCAATTTGATGTTCCAGCAATGCTCGTTCCACAGCGGATTGACTCTCCGCAGGGTATTGACGAACTTCAGTCATTCGGAGATCAAATCACTGGTCTCGACGGCTTGGGTTAGCGTCTGAGGAATTTATTTGATAGTGACAAACGTTTGGAGACTACAGATCCAACTGATCTCAAGTTGGTTTAGGATGATTTCTTGTATTCGCCTTCTATCCTTTGACCTCTTCCCCGGCTAAAGCGGGGTGGGCGTTCGCCTTGCTACCACTGTAAATTAGCTCTTTTAGCTTCTACAGGCTATGTCCCGCTCTCAAGGAACCGCCAACGACGGCGAGTAGGCAGGGCTAGCTCACTTGGCATCGATCAGCGTTTTTAGTCCTTCCTCTAACTCTATCGTTGGCTCATACCCAAGTTCTTCCTTCGCTCGAGAGATGTCTGCGCAACTCCGACGAATGTCACCCTCTCGCGGATCAATATGTGTGACCTCAGCACTACTATCTGTTAGGTATTTGATTATATCAGCGAGTTTGTTGATAGAGATTTCTGTGCCAGTTCCAATATTATATGCGCCTGTTTTTTCTGTTGCTGCAGCTAGCAGGTTTGCCTGCACAATATCATCCACGTGTACAAAATCACGGGTCTGCTCACCATCCCCTTCAATAGTGATTTCAGTTCCCTGTTCGGCCTGCTCACAGAAAACAGAAATCACTCCCGCATAGTCACCGGTTTGTCTTGGCCCATATACGTTGAAGTACCGTAGAGCAACCGCGTTTAGATCATACAACTCACCATATAACTGCGTCCGCTGATCAATTGTAAGCTTATCAAGCCCATACGGCGATGTCGGATGCTTTGAATGATTCTCGCTGATTGGTACTGTCTCTGGGTGCCCGTATATTGCTGCTGAGGATGCAACTACAACCCGTGTATCTGTCATTCGGGCCGCCTCAAGAACCGTCAGCGTCGCTTCGGCATTTCTCTGATGGCTTTCTACCGGGTTTTTCACTGACGCTTCGACACTGACCAGTGCTGCCTGATGGAAGATCACCTCAACTTGCTCCGCAAGCGAGTTCAGTAGCGGTTGACTGGCCGCATCTCCTTGAACAAACTCAATGTTTCCATGATCAAGCTGAATGTGCTCTGCTGATCCGTTCGAAAGATCATCAATAACGAACACATAGCAATTTAGATCAGTAGCAAGCCGCTCTACCAGATGGCTCCCGATAAATCCAGCACCACCGGTAACAAGAACTGAACTACCAGCCAGATCTGCTGTGTCTGTCATTGTTATACCGTTTGTGGCTATCTGCTTAACTTTTATAGACTTCTAATTTGAAAACTGCAGATTCTCAAACTAACCTCAGGACAATTGACCGGAAGGTTCCTATTTATCCATTCCTTATCGCGGTCCATGTCACAACATAACACTGCCCCTCCAACAGACGAAGGGTGGTTTGCACTGCATGATTTTCGGACAATAGATTGGGATGCTTGGCGGAAGGCTCCTGAACGTGAACGAAAGCGTGCACTTTCGGAGATAATTGATCATCTCGTATCTCAAACTGGTGTAGGTAAGAATGGAGATGGGGCTTCTGCGATATACTCAATTCTTGGACACAAAGCAGATCTGCTTATACTTCACCTCCGTCCCACAACTGCACGTATCGGAGCAATTGAGCGCCAATTTGAGCGTACCAAATTTGCGAAGTATACTAAACGAGCAACTTCTTTTGTCTCCGTAACAGAGGCCTCTGGCTATTCAGAGCGTGCTCGCAAGTATTTTGACGGCACAATCGATGAAAACTCGGGACTTGCAAACTACATGCAGACACGGTTGAAACCGGACATCCCAGACACAACACATGTCTGCTTTTATCCAATGAACAAGCGCCGCCAGCCCGGCCAGAATTGGTATGACCTTGACTTTGAGACACGCGCAGAACATATGGAAGCACACGGTGACATCGGCCGTGATTATGGCGGACGTGTTGTTCAAATGATCACAGGAGCAATAGCGCTCGACGACTGGGAGTGGGGAGTGACATTATGGGGTGATGATTTGGTTGATATGAAGGATTTACTTTATGAGAT
This portion of the Salinarchaeum sp. IM2453 genome encodes:
- the arsA gene encoding arsenical pump-driving ATPase, with the translated sequence MSMRHSVVDIVTPQQSTETQFVFFSGKGGVGKSTVSCSTAAWLAQRGFETLIVTTDPAPNVGDIFGQNVGHEVTPVSGYENLSAIEIDPDTAAEEYRTQVLEPIADSVDDEELQTIRDQLDSPCVDEVAAFDKFTEFMSSDTYDVVVFDTAPTGHTIRLMELPSDWSEELDHGGNTCIGPAAALEDTKERYEDAVDTLQSDQHSSFVFVSRPRDTAIEEVRTSSSELSDLGIKTDLIVLNGYLPEEVCDNQFLRQQYTTEQSLITQLKDDFPDIPVETYPLQPTEITDNTLLVDVAETLYEDNSPSVNVKTEQPDDIPPASTQIDTGGIIEEITPDTDTRYLFFAGKGGVGKSTVAATTATALANAEYETLVVTTDPASHLSEIFGERVTTEPTSLSQPNLYAARIDQQKAYEEYRIQIREQVRKRVQRGNNDSIDLDEVLAQVEEELNSPCAKEMASLEKFIEYFNKDFDIVVFDTAPTGHTLRLLELPSDWSGFLNLGSLTKTSASDATKYDDVVDAMQNPQKTSVIFVMYPEHTPIIEARRAADDLREQVDIEPAAIAVNYLLPYSHSDNAFFQRRRKQQYSYLNNIADQFDVPAMLVPQRIDSPQGIDELQSFGDQITGLDGLG
- a CDS encoding GDP-mannose 4,6-dehydratase; this translates as MTDTADLAGSSVLVTGGAGFIGSHLVERLATDLNCYVFVIDDLSNGSAEHIQLDHGNIEFVQGDAASQPLLNSLAEQVEVIFHQAALVSVEASVKNPVESHQRNAEATLTVLEAARMTDTRVVVASSAAIYGHPETVPISENHSKHPTSPYGLDKLTIDQRTQLYGELYDLNAVALRYFNVYGPRQTGDYAGVISVFCEQAEQGTEITIEGDGEQTRDFVHVDDIVQANLLAAATEKTGAYNIGTGTEISINKLADIIKYLTDSSAEVTHIDPREGDIRRSCADISRAKEELGYEPTIELEEGLKTLIDAK